From Mesobacillus boroniphilus, the proteins below share one genomic window:
- a CDS encoding D-2-hydroxyacid dehydrogenase yields MKIYSSILPAEALQEDVKKEFPQVSFEFHKGIKEELFLDAEIFLTYGEDLTEELIYKADKLKWIMVMSAGLDRMPFTACKKRGILVTNVRGIHKIPMAEFTIGMMLQHVKQMRSLWANEQTRTWERKLPMGELYGKTLLILGIGAIGGEVARLAKAFNMKIIGVNRSGREAEWADEIFPMENYRAALPQADFIVSVLPSTKETKHFLDASDFEMMKNSTVFINIGRGDLVKDEVLVTALQEKKIAHAYLDVFYEEPLKESHPLWTMENVTVTPHISSLTKNYLPRSFEIFKHNLHKYIKNGSDYLNVIDMDRGY; encoded by the coding sequence ACTGCCTGCAGAGGCTTTGCAGGAGGATGTGAAAAAGGAATTTCCACAAGTCAGCTTTGAATTCCATAAAGGGATAAAGGAAGAATTATTTTTGGATGCGGAAATTTTCCTTACATATGGCGAGGATTTAACTGAAGAACTTATATACAAGGCAGACAAATTAAAATGGATCATGGTCATGTCAGCTGGACTGGATAGAATGCCATTCACGGCCTGCAAGAAGCGCGGGATTCTCGTTACCAATGTCAGGGGCATCCATAAAATCCCGATGGCTGAATTTACAATCGGCATGATGCTGCAGCATGTTAAGCAAATGAGATCCCTTTGGGCGAATGAACAAACTAGGACATGGGAGCGTAAATTGCCGATGGGAGAATTATACGGCAAGACATTGCTCATTCTAGGTATAGGAGCTATTGGCGGAGAAGTGGCTAGACTGGCGAAAGCCTTTAATATGAAAATAATTGGTGTGAATCGGAGTGGCCGTGAAGCTGAATGGGCTGACGAAATATTCCCGATGGAAAACTATCGAGCTGCCTTACCTCAAGCAGATTTCATTGTCTCGGTATTGCCAAGCACGAAGGAAACAAAGCATTTCCTAGATGCAAGCGATTTTGAAATGATGAAGAATTCAACGGTGTTTATCAACATTGGTCGCGGAGATTTGGTTAAGGATGAGGTTTTAGTAACTGCACTTCAGGAAAAAAAGATAGCACACGCTTACTTGGATGTATTTTATGAAGAACCGCTGAAAGAAAGCCATCCATTATGGACGATGGAGAATGTAACAGTAACGCCGCATATTTCAAGCCTTACGAAAAACTATCTGCCAAGATCTTTTGAAATTTTCAAACATAACCTGCATAAATATATTAAAAACGGTTCGGATTATCTCAATGTAATTGACATGGACAGGGGGTATTAG
- a CDS encoding cob(I)yrinic acid a,c-diamide adenosyltransferase encodes MKIYTKTGDKGTTSLVYGTRVAKNDKRVEAYGTCDETNSMIGLALSYLNGEYFSGKEDMQEMLHKIQTALFHVGAELATPSGKNVKWTLEEKDIEELEEKIDAWDAALPQLTNFVLPGGHQTGAALHVARTVARRAERQAVELGEEVNPLVLTYLNRLSDFLFVAARYVNMHLGAKELTLHQD; translated from the coding sequence ATGAAGATTTACACGAAGACTGGTGATAAAGGAACAACGTCGCTTGTATATGGAACAAGGGTAGCTAAGAATGATAAACGTGTGGAAGCTTATGGTACATGTGATGAAACGAATTCAATGATTGGGTTGGCTCTAAGTTATTTGAATGGAGAGTATTTCAGCGGCAAGGAAGATATGCAGGAAATGCTCCATAAAATCCAGACAGCATTGTTCCATGTCGGCGCAGAACTGGCTACACCATCTGGAAAAAATGTGAAGTGGACTCTTGAGGAAAAGGATATCGAAGAATTAGAGGAGAAGATCGATGCCTGGGATGCGGCACTTCCGCAATTGACCAACTTCGTTCTGCCTGGAGGGCATCAGACCGGCGCAGCGCTGCATGTAGCAAGGACTGTTGCGAGAAGGGCCGAACGCCAAGCTGTTGAACTGGGCGAGGAGGTTAACCCGCTTGTCCTTACATATTTGAATCGACTTTCAGACTTCCTGTTTGTCGCAGCGAGATATGTGAACATGCATCTAGGGGCTAAGGAACTTACTTTGCATCAGGATTAA